From one Acidobacteriota bacterium genomic stretch:
- the murA gene encoding UDP-N-acetylglucosamine 1-carboxyvinyltransferase encodes MDKFLITGGRPLDGQVTISGAKNAALPALAAALLTEDRIVLRNVPRVRDIGTMRSLMDELGVDSSVTHEECGNRVEIEARRLLNPMAPYELVKQMRASILVLGPLVARFGHARVSLPGGCAIGARPVNLHIRGLEKMGASIQIEHGYIEARADRLRGAVFTFDVVSVTGTENLMMAATLGDGETVLENAAKEPEVVNLAELLIKMGARIEGAGNDEIRIRGVSRLHGTEHEIIPDRIEAGTFLVAAAITHGHLLLDRVNPSHLTAVINKLSEAGAQIHEPCPGKIEITADHSIQAADMTTQEYPGFATDMQAQYMALMTQAQGSSLITETIFENRYLHALELMRMGADIAVNGRRAVVRGKTALSGAKVQASDLRASASLVLAGLAAQGETLIDRVYHIDRGYERIEEKLIHLGARIDRVFE; translated from the coding sequence ATGGATAAGTTTCTGATTACCGGAGGCCGTCCGCTCGACGGGCAGGTGACCATCAGCGGCGCAAAAAACGCCGCCCTCCCCGCCCTGGCTGCGGCGCTTTTGACGGAAGACCGGATTGTCCTCCGGAATGTGCCACGAGTTCGCGACATCGGGACCATGCGCAGCCTGATGGACGAACTGGGCGTCGATTCGTCCGTTACACACGAGGAATGCGGCAATCGGGTCGAAATCGAGGCGCGCCGCCTGTTGAATCCGATGGCGCCTTACGAGCTTGTCAAACAGATGCGAGCCTCCATTCTGGTTCTGGGGCCGTTAGTGGCCCGCTTTGGACACGCGCGCGTCTCTTTGCCGGGAGGATGCGCCATTGGAGCGCGCCCCGTCAATCTTCACATCCGGGGTCTGGAAAAGATGGGCGCGTCAATCCAGATTGAGCACGGTTACATCGAAGCCCGTGCTGACCGGCTGCGGGGCGCTGTCTTCACTTTTGACGTGGTCTCCGTCACCGGGACCGAAAACCTGATGATGGCCGCCACGCTCGGAGACGGTGAAACGGTGCTTGAAAACGCCGCAAAGGAACCGGAGGTTGTTAACCTTGCCGAATTATTGATCAAGATGGGAGCCAGGATCGAAGGTGCGGGAAACGATGAGATCCGTATTCGAGGAGTCAGCCGGTTGCACGGCACGGAACATGAGATCATCCCTGACCGGATCGAGGCCGGGACATTCCTGGTTGCGGCTGCGATCACACATGGGCATCTCCTGCTTGACCGCGTCAATCCTTCCCATCTTACAGCCGTTATCAATAAACTTTCTGAAGCGGGCGCTCAAATTCACGAACCCTGCCCGGGAAAAATCGAGATCACGGCAGACCACTCTATTCAGGCGGCTGACATGACCACTCAGGAATATCCCGGCTTTGCTACGGACATGCAGGCACAATACATGGCCCTGATGACCCAGGCCCAGGGATCTTCCCTGATTACCGAAACAATCTTCGAAAACCGCTATCTCCACGCCCTGGAACTGATGCGGATGGGGGCCGACATCGCAGTGAACGGGCGGCGAGCGGTGGTTCGAGGCAAGACCGCCCTGAGCGGAGCCAAGGTGCAGGCATCCGACCTGCGTGCAAGCGCCTCCCTGGTGCTGGCGGGGCTCGCGGCACAGGGTGAAACCCTTATCGATCGCGTCTATCACATTGATCGAGGTTATGAGCGGATCGAGGAAAAACTAATCCACCTCGGGGCAAGAATCGACCGGGTTTTTGAATAA
- the argH gene encoding argininosuccinate lyase has translation MKLWGGRFEGRRDPLFEKFSESFSIDQRLIAYDLRVNLAYVRELGRVQVLTRNEVSALTRGLDTIARDVKQNPRWAARQESEDVHSWVEARLEKQIGPVAGKLRTGRSRNDLVATETRLYAKDAVCELQNNVAGVLEALLHQARANQPVILPGYTHLQPAQPVLFAHYLLAYFEMLMRDVARLQECYARVDELPMGAGALAGSAFPIDRSRLARDLGFARVARNSLDVTSDRDFVCDLLFACSMILIHLSRLSEDFIIYSTPALGFVEIHDAYATGSSLMPQKKNADTLELIRAKAARVLGGLTSMLALLKGLPLAYDRDLQEDKEVLFSAVDTTSDCLVLAGRVVGTLRIRADRMREATALGFLTATEIADALVHRGIAFAQAHEQVGKLVRYCVDNNKTFADLTLDEGRRLIASWDKTLARTAVSSELSVRRKNAIGGTAPSQVSSQLAAANRILKRLWKDLAKMPASRGTGVSPGALR, from the coding sequence ATGAAGCTCTGGGGCGGGCGTTTTGAAGGGCGGCGCGATCCGCTGTTTGAGAAATTCTCGGAGTCGTTTTCCATTGATCAGCGGCTGATTGCGTATGACCTGCGGGTGAACCTGGCGTACGTCCGGGAACTCGGGCGTGTGCAGGTGCTCACCCGGAACGAAGTTTCTGCTTTGACGCGCGGACTCGATACGATTGCCCGCGACGTCAAGCAGAATCCCCGCTGGGCCGCGAGGCAGGAGAGTGAAGACGTCCATAGCTGGGTCGAGGCCCGGCTCGAGAAACAGATCGGGCCCGTGGCCGGAAAACTACGCACTGGACGCAGCCGCAACGATCTTGTCGCAACAGAAACTCGTTTGTATGCGAAGGACGCCGTTTGTGAACTTCAGAATAATGTGGCAGGCGTCCTGGAGGCGCTGCTTCACCAGGCGCGGGCAAATCAGCCGGTGATCCTCCCGGGATATACGCACTTGCAGCCTGCCCAGCCGGTCCTGTTCGCCCACTATCTGCTGGCCTATTTTGAAATGCTGATGCGCGATGTCGCGCGGCTGCAGGAATGTTACGCCCGTGTGGATGAACTTCCCATGGGCGCCGGCGCCCTGGCCGGTTCTGCTTTTCCCATTGACCGCTCGCGGCTGGCGCGCGATCTGGGATTTGCCCGCGTAGCTCGCAACAGCCTGGACGTCACTTCCGACCGTGATTTCGTCTGCGACCTGCTCTTCGCGTGTTCGATGATTCTGATTCATCTCAGCAGGCTATCCGAGGATTTCATTATTTACTCGACTCCTGCGCTGGGTTTTGTCGAGATCCATGACGCCTATGCCACCGGCAGCAGTCTGATGCCTCAGAAGAAAAACGCCGACACGCTCGAACTGATTCGGGCCAAAGCAGCGCGTGTTCTGGGCGGACTTACTTCAATGCTTGCTCTTCTGAAGGGCCTTCCTCTGGCATATGATCGTGACCTCCAGGAAGACAAGGAAGTGCTGTTCAGCGCCGTTGACACCACCTCTGATTGCCTTGTTCTGGCCGGGCGCGTTGTCGGGACTTTGCGCATCCGGGCTGACAGGATGCGCGAGGCCACCGCGCTGGGCTTTTTGACTGCTACGGAAATTGCAGACGCTCTGGTCCATCGGGGCATCGCCTTCGCCCAGGCCCACGAACAGGTCGGAAAGCTCGTCAGGTATTGCGTGGATAACAACAAGACCTTTGCAGACCTTACTCTGGATGAAGGGCGGCGTCTTATCGCCTCCTGGGACAAAACTCTGGCCAGGACCGCCGTCTCATCCGAATTGTCGGTCCGCAGAAAGAATGCGATCGGGGGAACTGCACCCAGCCAGGTTTCAAGCCAGCTTGCCGCAGCAAATCGTATCCTCAAGCGGCTGTGGAAAGACCTTGCAAAAATGCCTGCCAGCCGGGGTACTGGAGTCTCCCCTGGCGCCCTGCGGTAA
- a CDS encoding argininosuccinate synthase, with protein MEYSNRENKKRKERTTVSGNPLQKAKRVVLAYSGGLDTSIIIPWLRENYGCEVIAMVGDVGQGDDYKALRAKALKSGASQVFVEDLREEFITGYLWKALQAGAIYEGKYLLGTSLARPILAKRQVEIALQTGADALAHGCTGKGNDQVRFELAFKALAPNLKVIAPWREWSIVSREDALDYARRHKVPVPVSRKDLYSRDENLWHLSHEGGPLETVLGEPPEDAWKLTVSPLRAPNRETKVTIGFKTGAPVSVDGEKLGPIELMQKLNRIAGKNGVGRTDLVENRLVGMKSHGAYETPAGEVLHAAHHELDALCLDRETFHYKQGLALRYAELIYYGQWFTPLREALQSFVETTQRNVTGEVTLGLYKGNVRVLDRRSPYSLYNPSVAAFTMGADYDQKDAEGFINILGLPTKLAALMLRGGEKGGRKRPSGRKK; from the coding sequence ATGGAATATTCGAATAGAGAAAACAAAAAAAGAAAGGAAAGAACGACAGTGTCTGGGAATCCATTACAAAAAGCTAAAAGGGTTGTGCTCGCATATTCCGGAGGTTTGGATACATCCATCATTATTCCCTGGCTGCGGGAGAACTACGGTTGTGAAGTAATTGCCATGGTCGGCGACGTGGGACAGGGCGACGACTACAAGGCATTGCGCGCAAAAGCGTTGAAAAGCGGCGCCTCGCAGGTGTTTGTGGAAGACCTGCGGGAAGAATTTATTACCGGCTATCTATGGAAAGCGCTCCAGGCCGGCGCCATTTATGAGGGCAAGTATCTGCTGGGTACCTCGCTGGCACGTCCGATCCTGGCCAAACGTCAGGTGGAAATCGCGTTACAAACGGGCGCAGATGCCCTGGCGCACGGCTGTACCGGCAAGGGGAACGACCAGGTGCGGTTTGAGCTGGCTTTCAAGGCGCTCGCCCCCAACCTCAAGGTGATTGCCCCATGGCGGGAGTGGTCGATTGTTTCGCGTGAAGACGCGCTGGATTATGCGCGAAGGCACAAGGTACCTGTGCCAGTATCCAGGAAGGACCTTTACAGCCGGGATGAAAATCTCTGGCACCTGAGCCACGAAGGCGGTCCCCTCGAGACTGTTCTGGGGGAGCCTCCGGAAGACGCCTGGAAGCTGACCGTCAGCCCGCTCCGCGCCCCTAACCGTGAGACGAAGGTGACGATCGGTTTCAAAACCGGCGCGCCTGTTTCGGTGGACGGCGAAAAGCTGGGCCCCATCGAGCTGATGCAGAAGCTGAACAGGATTGCAGGGAAGAATGGCGTCGGCCGCACGGACCTGGTGGAGAACCGACTGGTGGGCATGAAGTCCCACGGCGCCTATGAGACGCCTGCCGGAGAGGTCCTTCATGCGGCGCACCACGAGCTTGATGCTCTATGCCTTGACCGCGAGACCTTCCACTACAAGCAGGGCCTGGCCCTCCGCTACGCTGAACTCATCTATTATGGACAGTGGTTTACTCCGCTCCGTGAAGCTCTGCAGAGTTTTGTGGAGACCACTCAGCGGAACGTGACCGGAGAAGTGACCCTGGGACTTTACAAGGGGAACGTGCGCGTTCTTGACCGCCGCTCGCCTTACTCACTCTACAACCCCAGCGTTGCAGCCTTCACCATGGGGGCTGATTACGACCAGAAGGATGCCGAGGGATTCATCAACATCCTGGGGCTTCCCACCAAACTGGCGGCGTTGATGTTGAGAGGAGGGGAGAAGGGCGGCCGGAAACGGCCATCCGGGAGAAAGAAATGA
- a CDS encoding ArgR family transcriptional regulator produces the protein MDKLYRRIQILDLLKREAVGTQSEMCEKLARRGIQVTQATVSRDIEELGLIKTRKGYRMPGPPVPPKSPQPALPVILKEFLWEVRKASNLVVIKTHPGNAHSVAAALDAEQWPEVVGTVAGDDTIFLATGGAQEAARIRRKILDLVGQ, from the coding sequence ATGGACAAGCTTTACCGCCGCATCCAAATCCTGGACTTGCTGAAAAGGGAGGCCGTGGGGACCCAGTCGGAGATGTGTGAAAAGCTTGCCCGGCGAGGCATCCAGGTGACGCAGGCCACGGTTTCGCGCGATATCGAAGAGTTGGGTTTGATCAAAACCAGGAAAGGGTATCGCATGCCGGGGCCTCCTGTGCCTCCCAAGTCGCCTCAGCCTGCGCTGCCGGTTATTCTGAAGGAATTTTTGTGGGAAGTGCGCAAGGCTTCCAATCTGGTGGTAATTAAAACGCACCCAGGAAACGCGCACTCAGTGGCAGCCGCACTGGACGCCGAGCAGTGGCCTGAGGTTGTGGGCACAGTGGCGGGTGACGACACGATTTTTCTCGCGACGGGGGGCGCCCAGGAAGCCGCGCGAATCAGAAGAAAAATCCTCGATCTTGTCGGCCAATGA
- a CDS encoding vitamin B12-dependent ribonucleotide reductase, which translates to MPERDTTSTEALNMAGSKTCNKAGITVKRLFSTEGVHPFDEMEWEIRTASILNEKGETVFEQRNVEVPKDWSMTATNIVASKYFHGKPGTPERETSVRQLVSRVADTIAEWGIEGGYFLTEADAEAFHDELTHLLVRQKAAFNSPVWFNCGLWHKYQRSSKGNGWYWDEATGGVKKESEAYRHPQVSACFINSVQDNLDSILTLAKTEGMLFKWGSGTGTNLSPLRSSVETLSGGGVASGPLSFMKGYDAFAGVIKSGGKTRRAAKMVILNADHPDIVDFIECKAKEERKAWALVDAGYDPAIDGEAYSSIFFQNANNSVRVTDDFMGAVVGDKDWATRRVTTGEPIASYRARDLMRKIAESAWQCGDPGMQFDTTVNKWHTSKTAGRINASNPCSEYMFLDDSACNLASLNLMKFVTPDLKFDGQAFQHAVDVVITAQEILVDNASYPTERITENSHNFRPLGLGYANLGALLMANGLPYDSDGGRDFAAAITALMHGQAYLTSSRIAAQVGTCKGYGDNRDSFLEVVSMHRNALNNINPRNVPERLLEACREVWDECMASGVRHGYRNAQVTVLAPTGTIGFMMDCDTTGVEPDLALVKYKKLVGGGLIKIVNNIVPMALLKLGYTEQQASEIVNYIDQNGTIEGAPHLKSEHLAVFDCSLKPAKGRRSIHYSGHIRMMAAVQPFISGAISKTVNLPEESTVEDIEKAYIEAWRLGLKAIAVYRNGSKRSQPLNTSDAKREKSQTAAGGESEDIQAATPEGKAFRHKLSDERRAITHKFSVGGHEGYLTVGLYENGQPGEIFITMAKEGSTVSGLMDSFATAVSLALQYGVPLKVLCDKFSHTRFEPSGWTPHPEIRYAKSVMDYIFRWLAWKFLPRDAQPRENASIETMNGKETTKAADLAEKFSRAVVGPSAAAGAGQAGLAGVESAVDDAPSCADCGAIMVRNGACYRCMNCGSTSGCS; encoded by the coding sequence ATGCCGGAACGCGATACTACTTCGACGGAAGCCTTGAACATGGCGGGTTCGAAAACGTGCAACAAGGCTGGAATTACGGTGAAGCGCCTTTTCAGCACCGAAGGCGTTCATCCCTTTGATGAGATGGAGTGGGAAATCCGCACAGCGTCCATCCTGAATGAGAAGGGCGAAACAGTTTTTGAGCAGCGGAACGTCGAGGTCCCTAAGGACTGGTCGATGACAGCCACGAACATCGTGGCTTCGAAATACTTTCATGGCAAGCCGGGAACGCCCGAGCGTGAAACGAGCGTCCGCCAGCTGGTGAGCCGTGTGGCGGACACGATCGCTGAGTGGGGCATCGAGGGCGGCTACTTCCTGACTGAAGCGGACGCCGAGGCGTTCCACGACGAACTGACTCATCTTTTGGTCCGCCAGAAGGCGGCATTCAATTCGCCGGTGTGGTTCAACTGCGGCTTATGGCATAAGTATCAGCGCAGCTCCAAGGGCAATGGCTGGTACTGGGACGAAGCCACCGGCGGCGTAAAAAAGGAATCCGAGGCCTACCGTCATCCCCAGGTGTCTGCCTGCTTTATCAACTCCGTCCAGGACAACCTCGACAGCATCCTGACACTGGCGAAGACCGAAGGGATGCTCTTCAAATGGGGTTCAGGAACGGGAACGAACCTCTCGCCACTCCGGTCCTCAGTTGAGACGCTATCGGGCGGCGGCGTGGCCTCGGGACCTCTCTCTTTTATGAAAGGATACGACGCTTTTGCGGGAGTCATTAAATCCGGCGGCAAAACGCGCCGCGCGGCTAAGATGGTGATCCTGAACGCCGATCACCCTGATATTGTTGATTTCATCGAATGCAAAGCTAAAGAAGAGCGGAAGGCCTGGGCGCTGGTGGATGCAGGCTATGACCCTGCAATCGACGGCGAGGCATATAGTTCCATCTTTTTCCAGAACGCCAACAATAGTGTTCGCGTTACGGATGATTTTATGGGGGCGGTTGTTGGAGACAAGGATTGGGCGACCCGTCGGGTAACCACGGGTGAGCCGATCGCTTCCTACCGCGCGCGAGACCTGATGCGCAAGATAGCAGAATCCGCCTGGCAGTGCGGCGACCCGGGCATGCAGTTTGACACGACGGTAAACAAGTGGCATACCTCAAAGACTGCCGGGCGAATTAACGCTTCCAATCCCTGCAGCGAGTACATGTTCCTGGATGATTCTGCATGCAACCTGGCCTCGCTGAACCTGATGAAATTTGTAACGCCGGACCTGAAGTTCGACGGGCAGGCTTTCCAGCATGCCGTGGACGTGGTGATCACGGCGCAGGAAATCCTGGTCGACAACGCCAGTTACCCAACTGAAAGGATCACGGAAAACTCGCACAACTTCCGGCCCCTGGGCCTCGGTTATGCCAATCTGGGCGCACTACTGATGGCTAACGGGCTGCCATACGATTCGGATGGCGGGCGCGATTTTGCCGCGGCGATCACGGCGCTGATGCACGGGCAGGCTTACCTGACTTCTTCGCGCATAGCCGCGCAAGTTGGCACCTGTAAAGGGTATGGCGACAACCGGGATTCCTTTCTGGAAGTGGTCTCGATGCACCGCAATGCCCTAAATAACATCAACCCACGGAACGTTCCGGAGCGTCTGTTGGAAGCCTGCCGCGAAGTGTGGGATGAGTGCATGGCCAGCGGCGTAAGGCATGGCTACCGCAACGCGCAGGTTACGGTGCTTGCTCCGACGGGTACCATCGGCTTCATGATGGATTGCGACACCACCGGTGTCGAGCCGGACCTGGCCCTGGTGAAATATAAGAAGCTGGTTGGTGGCGGCCTCATCAAGATCGTCAACAACATTGTTCCCATGGCTCTGCTGAAGCTTGGCTATACGGAGCAGCAGGCTTCGGAAATTGTGAATTACATTGACCAGAACGGCACCATCGAGGGTGCTCCGCATCTGAAGAGTGAACACTTGGCGGTGTTTGACTGTTCGCTGAAACCGGCGAAGGGCAGACGTTCCATCCATTATAGCGGGCACATCCGCATGATGGCGGCCGTCCAGCCTTTTATCTCGGGTGCTATTTCGAAGACAGTCAACCTGCCCGAGGAGTCCACGGTTGAAGACATTGAGAAAGCTTACATTGAAGCCTGGCGGCTGGGATTGAAGGCTATCGCCGTTTACCGTAACGGGTCAAAGCGCAGCCAGCCTTTGAACACCTCCGACGCGAAGCGGGAAAAAAGCCAGACGGCAGCGGGTGGAGAATCGGAAGATATCCAGGCAGCGACTCCCGAGGGCAAGGCGTTCCGGCACAAGCTTTCGGATGAGCGTCGCGCGATTACGCACAAATTCTCCGTGGGAGGCCACGAAGGCTACCTGACTGTGGGACTCTATGAAAACGGCCAGCCGGGCGAGATTTTCATCACCATGGCCAAAGAAGGGTCAACCGTTTCAGGGCTGATGGATTCCTTTGCCACAGCGGTCTCACTGGCGCTCCAGTATGGAGTTCCGCTTAAGGTCCTCTGTGACAAGTTCAGCCATACCCGGTTTGAGCCGAGTGGTTGGACCCCGCATCCGGAAATCCGGTATGCCAAGTCCGTGATGGATTACATATTCCGGTGGCTGGCATGGAAGTTTCTGCCCAGGGATGCACAGCCTCGTGAAAACGCCAGCATCGAGACGATGAACGGCAAAGAGACCACAAAAGCCGCTGATCTGGCTGAAAAGTTTTCCCGAGCCGTAGTCGGACCTTCTGCTGCCGCAGGAGCCGGCCAGGCTGGCCTGGCTGGCGTGGAATCCGCAGTTGATGACGCGCCTTCCTGTGCGGACTGCGGAGCCATCATGGTGCGTAACGGCGCCTGCTATCGGTGCATGAACTGCGGATCGACCAGTGGTTGCTCGTAA
- a CDS encoding CarD family transcriptional regulator, with amino-acid sequence MAFQIGEKVVYPNQGVGIIEQISTRNLTGNPEMFYLLKLNSSSLRVMVPISNVGNVGLRKVVRGKDVDTILEFLRKGQCKTQQDWKGRFKENSEKMRSGSLQQVAEVFKSLLVLSQGKSLSFREKKMFDRSWLLLVDEIAVARGEGRETIEAELVQAFTRSNLKVQLPS; translated from the coding sequence ATGGCATTTCAAATAGGCGAAAAAGTAGTCTATCCCAATCAGGGAGTAGGTATTATCGAGCAGATATCAACACGAAACCTGACCGGCAACCCCGAAATGTTCTATCTGTTAAAGTTAAATTCAAGCAGCCTTCGAGTTATGGTGCCGATCAGCAATGTTGGCAATGTGGGCTTGAGGAAGGTCGTTCGTGGGAAGGATGTTGACACTATCCTCGAGTTCCTCCGCAAGGGCCAGTGTAAAACCCAACAGGACTGGAAAGGGCGCTTCAAAGAGAACTCCGAGAAGATGCGAAGTGGCTCACTACAGCAGGTTGCGGAAGTTTTCAAGAGCCTGCTTGTTTTGAGTCAGGGCAAATCCCTTTCATTCCGTGAAAAAAAGATGTTCGACCGATCATGGCTACTGCTGGTGGACGAGATTGCAGTCGCCCGGGGCGAAGGGCGAGAGACAATTGAAGCAGAACTTGTCCAGGCTTTTACGCGGTCGAACCTGAAAGTCCAACTCCCAAGCTGA
- a CDS encoding MFS transporter, whose amino-acid sequence MDPFDSELHHEPKCAVGPPRRVMMFRSLYHRDFSIFWAGNFLSNIGTWMQYIALGWVILLVSNSPFLLGLNGFLAQIPSLAFALPGGAIADRLNRRKLMLITQTSMMLLALVLAILTSIRQITIREILAISFLTGIASALNYPAYQALIPDLVPREDLMNGIALNSAQFNMSRAIGPTAAGLAMGALGAAACFYLNSISFLALIIALLVITIPPVQSANGGHFWGSMMDGLRYLNEHRMIIVLLTVPAILSLLGLPFIVLMPAVARNLIGVGASGLGFLMGGAGLGAVAAALFIAGRRTPEHGGRLILTSATLFSLALIFLSRAHTFWVAFLLLAVMGGTIVGTLTLANTTLQMTTPHGLRGRVMAMYYISMTGLMPFGNLQAGVVAQTAGTRFALGLGGTVCLIYFLILQISLSRLRREGPLSGYPETE is encoded by the coding sequence ATGGATCCCTTTGATTCAGAATTGCATCATGAACCCAAATGCGCCGTCGGGCCCCCCCGGCGCGTCATGATGTTCCGTTCGCTCTACCACAGGGACTTCTCTATTTTCTGGGCTGGCAACTTCCTCTCAAATATCGGGACCTGGATGCAGTATATAGCGCTCGGATGGGTCATCCTGCTGGTTTCCAATTCGCCGTTTCTACTGGGGTTGAATGGCTTTCTGGCCCAGATACCCTCGCTCGCGTTCGCCCTTCCTGGCGGGGCCATTGCCGACCGCCTGAACCGCCGGAAGCTTATGCTGATCACCCAGACCTCGATGATGTTGCTGGCGCTGGTGCTTGCCATCCTCACCTCGATCCGCCAGATCACTATCCGGGAAATTCTCGCCATCAGTTTTCTGACTGGGATCGCCTCCGCACTGAATTATCCGGCCTACCAGGCCCTGATCCCGGACCTGGTTCCCCGCGAAGATCTGATGAACGGCATTGCGCTCAACTCCGCGCAGTTCAATATGTCACGGGCTATAGGCCCCACAGCCGCAGGGCTCGCGATGGGGGCGCTCGGCGCAGCCGCCTGCTTCTATTTGAATTCGATCAGCTTTCTTGCCCTGATCATTGCACTTCTGGTCATCACCATCCCTCCCGTGCAAAGTGCCAATGGCGGGCATTTTTGGGGATCAATGATGGATGGTCTCCGCTACCTGAACGAGCATCGGATGATCATTGTGCTGCTCACGGTGCCAGCCATTCTCAGCCTGCTGGGTCTTCCTTTCATCGTGCTGATGCCGGCTGTTGCGCGCAACCTGATCGGCGTGGGCGCCTCCGGACTTGGTTTTTTGATGGGAGGAGCAGGATTGGGAGCCGTTGCCGCCGCGCTGTTCATCGCGGGCAGGCGAACCCCTGAACATGGAGGCCGGCTGATTCTTACAAGTGCAACCCTGTTTTCGCTGGCGCTGATTTTCCTTTCGCGCGCTCACACCTTCTGGGTAGCTTTTCTATTGCTGGCCGTCATGGGAGGCACTATCGTGGGCACACTTACGTTAGCCAATACCACGCTGCAAATGACCACCCCACACGGGCTGCGCGGCAGAGTCATGGCCATGTACTACATATCAATGACGGGACTGATGCCGTTTGGAAACCTGCAGGCTGGTGTAGTCGCGCAGACTGCCGGCACGCGCTTTGCTCTGGGTTTAGGGGGGACCGTCTGCCTGATCTACTTTCTGATTCTGCAAATATCGCTTAGCCGGCTGCGCCGTGAAGGGCCGCTCTCGGGTTATCCCGAAACAGAGTGA